One Panthera leo isolate Ple1 chromosome B1, P.leo_Ple1_pat1.1, whole genome shotgun sequence DNA window includes the following coding sequences:
- the SLC39A14 gene encoding metal cation symporter ZIP14 isoform X1, with translation MKLLHPAFPDCFLLILLSLWSAAVPEAHAMSTGTPAISAASFLQDLLHRYGEGNSLTLQELKALLNHLDVGVGRDNVTQPLQGQRNLSMCFSSGDLFAAHNFSNQSRIGRREFQEFCPTILQQLDSRACSSENQENEEDEQTEEGKPSAIEVWGYGLLCVTVISLCSLMGASVVPFMKKTFYKRLLLYFIALAIGTLYSNALFQLIPEAFGFNPLEDYYVSKSAVVFGGFYLFFFTEKILKMLLKQKNEHHHGHSHYASETLPSKKDQEEGVTEKLQNGDLDHMIPQHCSSELDGKAPMMDEKVIVGSLSVQDLQASQSACYWLKGVRYSDIGTLAWMITLSDGLHNFIDGLAIGASFTVSVFQGISTSVAILCEEFPHELGDFVILLNAGMSIQQALFFNFLSACCCYVGLAFGILAGSHFSANWIFALAGGMFLYIALADMFPEMNEVCQEDERNGSILIPFVIQNLGLLTGFTIMLVLTMYSGQIQIG, from the exons ATGAAGCTGCTACACCCAGCCTTCCCTGACTGCTTCCTGCTGATCCTGCTCAGCTTATGGAGTGCTGCTGTTCCTGAAGCTCATGCTATGTCCACGGGGACACCAGCCATCAGCGCAGCCTCTTTCCTACAGGACCTCCTGCATCGATATGGGGAGGGGAACAGCCTTACCCTGCAGGAGCTGAAGGCCCTGCTCAACCACCTGGATGTGGGAGTGGGCCGGGACAATGTCACCCAACCTTTGCAGGGACAGAGGAACCTCTCGATG TGTTTTAGTTCTGGAGACCTCTTTGCTGCCCACAACTTCAGCAACCAGTCACGGATTGGAAGGAGAGAGTTCCAGGAGTTCTGCCCTACCATCCTCCAGCAGCTGGATTCCCGAGCCTGCTCCTCTGAGAACCAGGAGAACGAGGAGGATGAGCAGACAGAAGAGGGGAAGCCAAGCGCAATTGAAG TGTGGGGATACGGTCTCCTCTGTGTGACCGtcatctccctctgctccctcatgGGGGCCAGCGTGGTGCCCTTCATGAAGAAGACTTTTTACAAGAGGCTGCTGCTCTACTTCATAGCTCTGGCGATTGGAACCCTCTACTCCAACGCCCTCTTCCAGCTCATCCCCGAG GCTTTTGGTTTCAACCCTCTGGAAGATTATTATGTCTCCAAGTCTGCGGTGGTGTTTGGgggcttttatcttttctttttcacagagaAGATCTTGAAGATGCTTCTTAAGCAGAAAAATGAG CATCATCATGGACATAGCCATTATGCCTCTGAGACGCTTCCTTCCAAGAAGGACCAGGAGGAGGGGGTGACCGAGAAGCTGCAGAACGGGGATCTGGACCATATGATTCCTCAGCACTGCAGCAGTGAGCTGGATGGGAAGGCCCCCATGATGGACGAGAAGGTCATCGTGGGCTCACTCTCTGTCCAG GACCTGCAGGCTTCCCAGAGTGCCTGTTACTGGCTGAAAGGTGTCCGCTACTCTGATATTGGCACTCTGGCCTGGATGATCACCCTGAGCGACGGCCTCCACAATTTCATCGATGGCCTGGCTATTGGTGCCTCCTTCACCGTGTCTGTTTTCCAAGGCATCAGTACCTCGGTGGCCATCCTGTGCGAGGAGTTCCCACATGAGCTAG GAGACTTTGTCATCCTGCTGAATGCTGGGATGAGTATCCAGCAGGCTCTCTTCTTCAACTTCCTTTCTGCCTGCTGCTGTTACGTGGGTCTGGCCTTTGGCATCCTGGCTGGCAGCCACTTCTCTGCCAACTGGATCTTTGCACTGGCTGGAGGAATGTTTTTGTATATTGCTCTGGCTGATATG
- the SLC39A14 gene encoding metal cation symporter ZIP14 isoform X2, whose protein sequence is MKLLHPAFPDCFLLILLSLWSAAVPEAHAMSTGTPAISAASFLQDLLHRYGEGNSLTLQELKALLNHLDVGVGRDNVTQPLQGQRNLSMCFSSGDLFAAHNFSNQSRIGRREFQEFCPTILQQLDSRACSSENQENEEDEQTEEGKPSAIEVWGFGFLSVSLINLASLLGVLVLPCTEKAFFSRVLTYFIALSIGTLLSNALFQLIPEAFGFNPLEDYYVSKSAVVFGGFYLFFFTEKILKMLLKQKNEHHHGHSHYASETLPSKKDQEEGVTEKLQNGDLDHMIPQHCSSELDGKAPMMDEKVIVGSLSVQDLQASQSACYWLKGVRYSDIGTLAWMITLSDGLHNFIDGLAIGASFTVSVFQGISTSVAILCEEFPHELGDFVILLNAGMSIQQALFFNFLSACCCYVGLAFGILAGSHFSANWIFALAGGMFLYIALADMFPEMNEVCQEDERNGSILIPFVIQNLGLLTGFTIMLVLTMYSGQIQIG, encoded by the exons ATGAAGCTGCTACACCCAGCCTTCCCTGACTGCTTCCTGCTGATCCTGCTCAGCTTATGGAGTGCTGCTGTTCCTGAAGCTCATGCTATGTCCACGGGGACACCAGCCATCAGCGCAGCCTCTTTCCTACAGGACCTCCTGCATCGATATGGGGAGGGGAACAGCCTTACCCTGCAGGAGCTGAAGGCCCTGCTCAACCACCTGGATGTGGGAGTGGGCCGGGACAATGTCACCCAACCTTTGCAGGGACAGAGGAACCTCTCGATG TGTTTTAGTTCTGGAGACCTCTTTGCTGCCCACAACTTCAGCAACCAGTCACGGATTGGAAGGAGAGAGTTCCAGGAGTTCTGCCCTACCATCCTCCAGCAGCTGGATTCCCGAGCCTGCTCCTCTGAGAACCAGGAGAACGAGGAGGATGAGCAGACAGAAGAGGGGAAGCCAAGCGCAATTGAAG TGTGGGGCTTTGGCTTCCTCAGTGTTTCACTGATTAACCTGGCCTCTCTGCTGGGAGTCCTCGTCCTGCCGTGCACGGAGAAAGCATTTTTCAGCCGTGTGCTCACTTACTTCATCGCCCTGTCCATTGGAACGCTGCTCTCTAACGCGCTCTTCCAGCTCATCCCAGAG GCTTTTGGTTTCAACCCTCTGGAAGATTATTATGTCTCCAAGTCTGCGGTGGTGTTTGGgggcttttatcttttctttttcacagagaAGATCTTGAAGATGCTTCTTAAGCAGAAAAATGAG CATCATCATGGACATAGCCATTATGCCTCTGAGACGCTTCCTTCCAAGAAGGACCAGGAGGAGGGGGTGACCGAGAAGCTGCAGAACGGGGATCTGGACCATATGATTCCTCAGCACTGCAGCAGTGAGCTGGATGGGAAGGCCCCCATGATGGACGAGAAGGTCATCGTGGGCTCACTCTCTGTCCAG GACCTGCAGGCTTCCCAGAGTGCCTGTTACTGGCTGAAAGGTGTCCGCTACTCTGATATTGGCACTCTGGCCTGGATGATCACCCTGAGCGACGGCCTCCACAATTTCATCGATGGCCTGGCTATTGGTGCCTCCTTCACCGTGTCTGTTTTCCAAGGCATCAGTACCTCGGTGGCCATCCTGTGCGAGGAGTTCCCACATGAGCTAG GAGACTTTGTCATCCTGCTGAATGCTGGGATGAGTATCCAGCAGGCTCTCTTCTTCAACTTCCTTTCTGCCTGCTGCTGTTACGTGGGTCTGGCCTTTGGCATCCTGGCTGGCAGCCACTTCTCTGCCAACTGGATCTTTGCACTGGCTGGAGGAATGTTTTTGTATATTGCTCTGGCTGATATG